A single region of the Lotus japonicus ecotype B-129 chromosome 4, LjGifu_v1.2 genome encodes:
- the LOC130710131 gene encoding protein arginine N-methyltransferase 7-like isoform X1 — translation MQLVLSPERAAIYGDREWRLSMLKAVESVLQGRGDSLCMVADDSVFLPLLVAQLSEAPHIISLLLGLKERGLQYLQAAANANHLPPNCIEVLGKRVKQLTTQDTHQKKVDLLIAEPFYLGHDGMLPWQNLRFWYTSI, via the exons ATGCAGCTTGTACTGTCACCAGAAAGAGCTGCAATCTATGGAGACAGAGAATGGAGGCTTTCAATGTTGAAAGCAGTGGAAAGTGTG TTGCAGGGAAGAGGTGACTCATTATGCATGGTTGCAGATGATAGTGTGTTTTTACCACTTCTTGTGGCACAGCTTTCAGAAGCCCCACATATAATATCGTTACTTCTGGGGTTGAAGGAAAGAGGCCTCCAATATTTGCAAGCTGCTGCCAATGCAAATCATTTGCCTCCTAATTGCATAGAAGTTCTTGGAAAAAGGGTGAAACAGTTAACCACGCAGGATACACACCAGAAAAAG GTTGATCTGTTAATAGCTGAACCTTTCTATTTGGGACATGATGGCATGCTTCCATGGCAGAACCTGCGGTTTTGGTATACTAGTATAtga
- the LOC130711138 gene encoding uncharacterized protein LOC130711138, protein MTTAARPTWAPAKGGNEQGGTRIFGPSQKYSSRDIASHTTLKPRRDGQDTQDELKRRNLRDELEERERRHFSSKNKSYSDDRDHGKSSHLFLEGTKRDVEDHIVARSVDADDSDVEVKSDEESDDDDDDEDDTEALLAELEQIKKERAEEKLRKERLEQEEELKVKEAELLRGNPLLNNPASFNVKRRWDDDVVFKNQARGEAKALKRFINDTIRNDFHRKFLHKYMK, encoded by the exons ATGACAACCGCTGCTCGACCCACATGGGCACCGGCTAAAGGTGGCAACGAACAAGGCGGTACTCGAATTTTCGGCCCCTCTCAGAAATACTCCTCCAGGGACATCGCATCTCACACCACTCTCAAGCCAAG GAGAGACGGACAGGACACACAGGATGAGTTAAAGAGAAGGAACCTGCGTGATGAACTGGAAGAGCGTGAGCGAAGGCATTTCTCATCAAAAAATAAATCTTATAGTG ATGACAGGGATCATGGAAAGAGTAGCCATCTGTTTTTGGAAG GAACAAAGAGAGATGTTGAAGACCATATTGTTGCACGAAGTGTTGATGCAGATGATTCTGATGTTGAAGTCAAAAGTGATGAAGAGAG tgatgatgatgacgatgatgaGGATGACACTGAAGCTTTGCTGGCTGAGCTTGAACAAATAAAGAAGGAAAGAGCAGAGGAAAAGCTACGGAAG GAACGACTAGAGCAAGAGGAAGAGCTTAAAGTAAAGGAGGCAGAGCTTCTGCGTGGGAACCCATTGCTAAATAATCCAGCATCTTTCAATGTGAAAAGAAG GTGGGATGATGATGTTGTGTTTAAGAACCAAGCCCGTGGTGAAGCCAAGGCACTGAAGCGATTCATTAATGATACCATCAGGAATGATTTCCACAGGAAATTCTTGCACAAATACATGAAATGA
- the LOC130710131 gene encoding protein arginine N-methyltransferase 7-like isoform X2, producing the protein MQLVLSPERAAIYGDREWRLSMLKAVESVGRGDSLCMVADDSVFLPLLVAQLSEAPHIISLLLGLKERGLQYLQAAANANHLPPNCIEVLGKRVKQLTTQDTHQKKVDLLIAEPFYLGHDGMLPWQNLRFWYTSI; encoded by the exons ATGCAGCTTGTACTGTCACCAGAAAGAGCTGCAATCTATGGAGACAGAGAATGGAGGCTTTCAATGTTGAAAGCAGTGGAAAGTGTG GGAAGAGGTGACTCATTATGCATGGTTGCAGATGATAGTGTGTTTTTACCACTTCTTGTGGCACAGCTTTCAGAAGCCCCACATATAATATCGTTACTTCTGGGGTTGAAGGAAAGAGGCCTCCAATATTTGCAAGCTGCTGCCAATGCAAATCATTTGCCTCCTAATTGCATAGAAGTTCTTGGAAAAAGGGTGAAACAGTTAACCACGCAGGATACACACCAGAAAAAG GTTGATCTGTTAATAGCTGAACCTTTCTATTTGGGACATGATGGCATGCTTCCATGGCAGAACCTGCGGTTTTGGTATACTAGTATAtga
- the LOC130711137 gene encoding uncharacterized protein LOC130711137: MVQTRQMARSETSWNQEREELRQEREELRIRLVLNEARTKKSEELIAALEARLENRRREPLEEVGSENGRELHQRFPTKNRWRKLEIPIFSGDDAVGWTQKLERYFAMREVTEDERMQATMVALEGRALSWFQWWERCNPSPTWEAFKLAVVRRFQPSMIQNPFELLLSLKQVGTVDEYVEEFEKYAGALKEIDHDFVRGIFLNGLKEEIKAEVRLIQKSLLIEQKNQIVTKKGVGFTRPSSAFRNNNYSKVVTVEPQNNTDQKQDSSSVGSVAMPSRNNAGIDSSRNRGGEFKHLTGAQMREKRDKNLCFRCDEPYSREHKCRNKQLRMIIMEDDDDADCGEFEDALSGEFNSLQLSLCSMAGLTSTKSWKMVGQIGNQSIVVLIDCGASHNFISHKLVEQLNLTVAETQTYTVEVGDGYKIRCKGKCSQLGIMIQALEIVQNFYLFGLNGMDVVLGIEWLASLGDIKANFGKMELTLKRGKEVYTLKGDPSLTKSELSYGALMQILLEEGEGLLVHCDTGEKVNKKECEIPEIITGVLLQFDTVFQDPQGLPPRRRHDHAIHLKEGAQVPNLRPYKCPHYQKNEVEKLVAEMLEAGVIRPSISPFSSPIILVKKKDGGWRLCVDYRALNKVTIPNKFPIPIIEELLDELGGAKVFSKLDLKSGYHQIRMKDADIEKTAFRTHEGHYEFLVMPFGLTNAPSTFQSLMNEVLKPYLRKFALVFFDDILVYSPDLLTHTTHLQQVLTLLADHALKANRKKCSFGQTSLEYLGHIVSGEGGGC; encoded by the coding sequence ATGGTCCAAACACGACAAATGGCAAGGAGCGAAACCAGTTGGAATCAGGAACGTGAAGAACTGCGACAGGAGAGGGAGGAATTGCGCATCAGGCTGGTATTGAATGAGGCGCGTACCAAGAAATCTGAAGAGCTCATCGCAGCTCTTGAAGCTCGATTGGAGAATCGCAGACGGGAACCCTTGGAAGAGGTGGGCAGCGAGAATGGAAGGGAGCTTCACCAGCGATTTCCGACCAAGAATCGATGGAGGAAATTGGAAATCCCAATTTTTTCAGGAGACGATGCAGTGGGTTGGACGCAGAAGCTTGAACGATACTTCGCCATGAGAGAAGTCACAGAGGACGAAAGGATGCAAGCTACGATGGTGGCTTTGGAAGGACGCGCCCTTAGTTGGTTCCAGTGGTGGGAGCGGTGCAACCCTTCACCAACCTGGGAAGCTTTCAAATTGGCTGTGGTAAGGCGTTTCCAACCTTCTATGATTCAGAACCCGTTTGAACTGTTATTGTCTTTGAAACAAGTAGGAACAGTAGATGAATATGTAGAAGAATTTGAGAAATATGCGGGTGCCTTGAAAGAAATTGACCATGATTTTGTGAGAGGAATTTTCTTGAATGGATTAAAGGAAGAAATCAAAGCTGAGGTCAGATTGATTCAGAAgtctttgctcattgagcaaaAGAACCAAATTGTTACCAAGAAAGGGGTAGGGTTTACAAGGCCATCAAGTGCTTTCAGGAATAATAACTACAGTAAAGTAGTCACTGTTGAACCTCAGAACAACACTGACCAGAAGCAGGATAGCTCTTCCGTGGGAAGTGTTGCTATGCCTTCCAGAAATAATGCAGGAATTGATAGTTCCAGGAATAGAGGAGGAGAGTTCAAGCATTTAACTGGGGCTCAAATGAGGGAAAAAAGGGACAAGAACTTATGTTTCAGATGTGATGAGCCTTATAGTAGAGAACACAAGTGTAGAAACAAACAGCTTAGAATGATTATcatggaggatgatgatgatgctgattGTGGAGAGTTTGAGGATGCTCTTTCAGGGGAGTTTAATTCCCTACAACTGTCACTATGCTCTATGGCTGGATTGACTTCTACCAAGTCTTGGAAAATGGTGGGGCAGATTGGCAACCAGTCAATTGTGGTGCTCATTGATTGTGGAGCCTCTCACAATTTTATTTCTCACAAGTTAGTAGAGCAACTGAACTTGACTGTGGCTGAAACTCAGACTTACACAGTTGAGGTTGGGGATGGATACAAAATCAGATGCAAGGGAAAGTGTTCTCAGCTGGGAATTATGATACAAGCATTGGAGATAGTCCAGAACTTTTATCTCTTTGGCCTCAATGGAATGGATGTGGTGCTTGGAATTGAGTGGTTGGCTAGTTTAGGAGACATCAAAGCTAATTTTGGCAAGATGGAGCTAACCTTGAAGAGAGGAAAGGAGGTATACACTTTGAAAGGGGATCCTTCATTAACAAAATCTGAGTTGTCATATGGAGCCTTAATGCAGATTTTACTGGAAGAAGGGGAAGGTTTGCTGGTGCATTGTGATACAGGGGAGAAAGTGAACAaaaaagaatgtgagataccagaAATTATCACAGGAGTTCTGTTGCAATTTGACACAGTTTTTCAAGATCCTCAAGGGCTACCACCTAGGAGGAGGCATGATCATGCAATTCACTTGAAGGAGGGAGCTCAAGTTCCCAATTTAAGACCCTATAAATGTCCTCACTATCAGAAAAATGAGGTGGAAAAGCTGGTAGCAGAAATGCTGGAAGCAGGGGTGATAAGACCAAgcataagtcctttttcaagtCCCATTATCCTAGTAAAAAAGAAGGATGGAGGGTGGCGATTATGTGTTGATTACCGCGCCCTTAATAAGGTTACAATCCCCAACAAATTCCCTATTCCTATTATAGAAGAATTGCTAGATGAATTGGGTGGGGCTAAGGTGTTCTCTAAGCTGGATCTCAAGTCTGGTTACCATCAAATACGGATGAAGGATGCAGATATTGAGAAGACAGCTTTTCGCACTCATGAAGGGCATTATGAGTTCCTTGTGATGCCTTTTGGGCTCACAAATGCACCTTCTACTTTCCAATCCTTAATGAATGAGGTGTTAAAACCCTACTTAAGGAAATTTGCCTTGGTATTCTTCGATGATATTTTGGTATATAGCCCTGATTTGCTTACTCATACCACCCACTTGCAACAAGTGTTGACCCTCTTAGCAGATCATGCTCTCAAGGCTAATAGAAAAAAATGCAGTTTTGGCCAAACTAGTTTAGAATACTTGGGCCACATTGTTTCAGGGGAAGGGGGTGGCTGCTGA